The genome window GAAACAAAAATATCAAGAAGAGAATCTACGGCAGAGGCCAAAATAGCTACTGAGCCACTAACCATCCAAACAACGATTTTGATAAGAACCAAAAAGGCTGCGGTAGCACTGGCGACAATAGTAGCTTTTCTTTGTAATGAGAGACCGGGCTTTGCCATTTTGTATTTTTTTCCTTTAGTCAGGAGAATCTTCTGGCATAGACCGTTACAAAACACTTTTTCTTAAAAGCTGTTCTAAGATCCTATTTTTCGAGATGAAAAATAGGAACGGATTCCTTGTTCTTGCAATACTGATCTCGGCAATTTAGCAAGGGGCTCATTAAAATTTTTTGAGAATTAATTGGCATTTGATTTTACCTCATAACCTTGTATTTCTAGAAGATCTTCAGGGGGATCGAGATATAAAATCCCTTTTTCAAGGTTAATTTCTTTTATGATTTCGTGAATCATGGGGATATAGATAGTTTTTCTTTCAGGGGTTTTGATTTCTAGCAATTCATAAGGACCAACAGGCATAAGACCTTTTACCGTTCCGAGCTCTTTGCCGTCAGGCAAAAGAGCCTTTAGACCAACTAATTCGAAAACGTAATATTCATCTTCTTCGCGAGGGGGGAGGTCTTCAACTTCTACGTATAGCACTTTGTCATGCAGGGCTTCTGCGGCGTCTCTGTCTTTTATTTCCTTAAACTTGAATAAAAACCCCTCCCCTGGGGCTTGGCGTACGCTTTCTGGTTCTAAAGGCTTATATTCATTGTGGCTTGTTTTTAAATAAAAACGAGGGATTTGAGGAAGTATTTCGGCATTTAACAAGGGATAGGGGAGGACTTTTACCTCCCCTTTCATTCCGTGGGCTCGGGCAATCTTCCCGATGGTAATTTTGCGGGACACTTAAAACGACTATTCGATAATTTCTAAAACAGCACGTTTGCGAAGCTTGGTTGAAGCTGCGCTAAGGATAGTGCGCATGGCACGTGCTGTGCGGCCCTGTTTGCCGATAACTTTTCCTAGATCTTCTTTGGCAACTTTCAATTCAATGACAACAGTCTGTTCTCCTTCGATTTCCTTGACCTGCACGGCATCAGGGTTATCCACCAACGCCTTGGCAATTTGTTCGATAAGATCTCTCAACTTTCCCATAATTAACCTCCCTCTTGAGCTTTCATCACCAGAAATATAGGTATCCTACCCGCTACTTGCCAGTGTTAATTAGCGTTTAAAAGGCCGCTGCGTTTAAGAAGGGCTCTTACGGTTTCGGTTGGTTTTGCCCCACGCTTAAGCCATTTTTTCACTTTTTCAGGATCAACCTTGAATTCATAGGGTTCTTTTAAAGGATCATAATAACCTAGAATCTCAATAAACCTACCATCGCGGGGAGCCGAGGCTTCTGCGGCTACTACCCGATAAAACGGACGATTTCTACGCCCCTTACGCATTAGCCTGATTTTTATCGCCACTTCCTTTTCACCTCCTGTTTAAAACTGAGCTAACCATATTTACATGCCAAATAGGTTTCGGGCAAGAGCCTGGATGCCACCTTTTTTTCTCATCCGCTTAAAAAGTTTGCGCATCTCTTCATAGCTCTTAAGTAAGCGGTTAACATCCTGAACAGTAGTACCACTTCCGTTGGCAATACGTCTTTTCCTGCTAGCGTTAATTATTTTGGGATTCCTCCGCTCTTGCGGGGTCATGGAATTTATTATGGCTTCCATGCGTACGAGTTCACGTTCATCAAAAGGAAGATCTTTAAATTTGCTTCCTATTCCGGGGATGAGTTTAATTATCTGTTCAAGTGAGCCCAGACGCTTCATTTGTTTGATTTGTTCACGCAAATCTTCCAGGGTAAAGGCTTCTTTTTTTAGTTTTTCCTGAAGTTCCTGAGCCTTTTTGAGATCAAAAGCCTCTTGGGCCTTTTCAATGAGGGAGAGCACGTCTCCCATTCCCAGGATGCGTGAGGCCATGCGGTCAGGATGAAATACTTCAAGGGCGTCGAGTTTTTCCCCTACACCAAGAAATTTGATAGGGCATCCTGTAACTGCGCGAATAGAAAGAGCCGCACCCCCACGGGCGTCACCTTCTACTTTGGTTAAAACAACGCCGGTAAGGCCAATTTTTTCGTGGAAACTTTTGGCAATGTTAACCGCATCCTGACCGGTCATGGCGTCCGCCACCAGCAGCACTTCCCGAGGGGCAACCGCCTTTTTGATTTCTTCTACTTCTGTCATCATTTCTTCGTCTATATGAAGACGCCCGGCGGTGTCGATAATGACAACGTCATATCCTTTGGCTTTGGCTTCGGCTACGGCGTGTTTGACAATATCAACAGGATTTTGCTGAGGATTGCTATCAAAACAGGGAACTCCCACCTGCTTGGCAAGGGTTTTCAGTTGCTCGATAGCTGCCGGACGGTAAACGTCTGCTGGCACTAAAAAAGGCTTAAGTCCCTTCTTTTTCAAAAATTTGGCAAGTTTGGCAGCAGTAGTAGTTTTACCTGAGCCTTGTAATCCGACAAGGAGAATGGGTATAGGTTTGGGGCCAGATAAGTTTAACGGGACAGCTTCGTCCCCAAGGGTGTGTATTAGTTCTTCGTGGACGATTTTTATTAGTTGTTGGGCTGGGGTTAGACTTTCAAGAACTTCTGCCCCAAGGGCCCTTTCTTTT of Thermodesulfatator atlanticus DSM 21156 contains these proteins:
- the rpsP gene encoding 30S ribosomal protein S16, translating into MAIKIRLMRKGRRNRPFYRVVAAEASAPRDGRFIEILGYYDPLKEPYEFKVDPEKVKKWLKRGAKPTETVRALLKRSGLLNAN
- the rimM gene encoding ribosome maturation factor RimM (Essential for efficient processing of 16S rRNA), which translates into the protein MSRKITIGKIARAHGMKGEVKVLPYPLLNAEILPQIPRFYLKTSHNEYKPLEPESVRQAPGEGFLFKFKEIKDRDAAEALHDKVLYVEVEDLPPREEDEYYVFELVGLKALLPDGKELGTVKGLMPVGPYELLEIKTPERKTIYIPMIHEIIKEINLEKGILYLDPPEDLLEIQGYEVKSNAN
- the ffh gene encoding signal recognition particle protein, translated to MFENLSERLETTFKKLRGRGKLTPSDVEKGLREVRLALLEADVNFRVVKDFINRVKERALGAEVLESLTPAQQLIKIVHEELIHTLGDEAVPLNLSGPKPIPILLVGLQGSGKTTTAAKLAKFLKKKGLKPFLVPADVYRPAAIEQLKTLAKQVGVPCFDSNPQQNPVDIVKHAVAEAKAKGYDVVIIDTAGRLHIDEEMMTEVEEIKKAVAPREVLLVADAMTGQDAVNIAKSFHEKIGLTGVVLTKVEGDARGGAALSIRAVTGCPIKFLGVGEKLDALEVFHPDRMASRILGMGDVLSLIEKAQEAFDLKKAQELQEKLKKEAFTLEDLREQIKQMKRLGSLEQIIKLIPGIGSKFKDLPFDERELVRMEAIINSMTPQERRNPKIINASRKRRIANGSGTTVQDVNRLLKSYEEMRKLFKRMRKKGGIQALARNLFGM
- a CDS encoding KH domain-containing protein, producing the protein MGKLRDLIEQIAKALVDNPDAVQVKEIEGEQTVVIELKVAKEDLGKVIGKQGRTARAMRTILSAASTKLRKRAVLEIIE